The window tGTTTGCTTCCAATAGTTATGGAGCTATTTCAGTCTTGAGGAAAAGTGGTGGACCCACCGACAGACCCACCAACAGATTGGCATTTCCATCCCTGGAGCCACGCTTCCAGCTCTGCTATAGCAAGGACGTCCCCACATTGAGCTACACAAAACAGTGTTAATACCAAACATGCGACTCCAATGTGAGGGATTATCTCCCAGTACAGCTGAGGAAATAAgatgtaatatattttattattttccgGCACATGAATGGAAAAAAAGCTGAACATGCAGTAAATACTAGTTAGTGGCTGGCCAAATACATGACCATCCATCCAAAGATTAAGTGCTTCTCCTCCCTGCAATCAAGGGCACACAAGCTACTAATTAGGATACGATATGGAGGGGTTACAGAGGGGTTTTTGAAGGATAGCCTGcaatgttgtatttgtgtttgtatgcacatacatacgtgtgtgtgtgtgggtatgtgtgtgttgtactgcTAATGCACTGAAAGCCTGTGGGCGCTGGCCAACCCAGCCGCGTGCTCATCAGTAAAAGGGCTCCGAGAATGAATAAGCCTTAATTGACCAGATATCCTTCATTACACATGTGCTTACAAATCCATCCGCTTTCCTTGGAGCGGTTCTCAGAGGCACAGGCTCGTGACAGCCAGCAAGGTCGCGTGGGACATACACATCCCATGTCCGGGatgttgacatttaaatattttctccCACGTGGAAGCAGATCATCTGTTGTCAGAGTTTCATTTGAATACAGTGGTTTTGCTTCTGTTCACATTTCAAGATACAGTcagttaaaaatactttatgtGATGTTGGAGGTGTTTTATTAAAAGCTGAATATATTTCTCTGCAGGGACATTTTGAAGTGGGCAGGCTGACGTCCTCGTGGACCTAAGGATGTTCcgcaagaagaaaaagaagaggccTGATATATCAGCGCCCAAGAACTTCGAGCACCGTGTCCACACCTCATTCGACGCCAAGCGTGGCTGCTTTGTGGGCTTGCCAACGCAATGGCAAAGCTTGATAGAGAACCTGCGCAGGCCCAGACCCATGGTGGACCCCTCCAGGATCACAGAGGTGGAGCTGAGGCCAAGGAAGGTACACTACACCTTTCATTTACTAATCCTGTAAGCTTATCTTTAGAGGAAATGTACGAAGCTTTTTATATCCTCTAGTGTGTCTTGAAGGTTTTTAGTGTATGAGAAAACACTGCCTCTGAAGCTCCTAAAAAAATTAATCAGTAGTGCGGCTGAAACTTCCAGGGCAtcgtgatgtcatgtgacatcacaatgtcATGTGATATGACGATGCCCCGCATAATGCACAACTAGTGTCTAGTCTGGCACGTCCCTGCAAAGCCGAGTAAAGCAAGAGTAGGGGCCAACAATTCCTTCACGTGTTGGaagcagctgaccaatcacaacagagtgggccagcttGCCAATCAAAGCAAACTGGACTTTGATGGTAGTGGGAGAGAGGAACTATAATTacaggctgaaaagaggagctatAGAAATGGACACTATGAACAATATAAACCTTgatatgagcataatatgtcccctttaactaaTGAGAAATGACCTCCACACGATTCAACCAGGCCCCCACAAAGAGTGGTAATCCAAAAGCAATTCAAACAAGCTTTTATGATACATAAACAGACTGTTTGTTGCATCGATGCAGAAGTATCCCCAAGTGCCTCAGAGAGATGCTGCCGTCTCAGAAAAAGCCATAATCCTCAGATGACAGCGCGGGAGGAAGGCCGGCTCCCCTCCCcatcttctttattttcttatctaTCATGGGGCTGGGCTAATGACCCTGCTGTGTACACTGACTGTACAACGTTGAATACTCAGAGGGGCCACAAGATTTATTACTTCACGCGGGCAATTAATAACAGTCCGTGGTGCCTTCCCAGAGACGTCAAGcagaaaggataaaaaaaatgcaggtACAGCAAAGGAAACGCCAGTGAGTGATAAAGCCTGCAAATCTCAGGATTTCCACACTTCACAGAGCATATACTGCCAATGCTGTTTATGAccctgcagaaagaaaaaaaacacgagaGAGCACCAACATTTCATTAACACCACGTTGTGATGAGAGCTGTGCAATATGAGAAGCATCACGTCAGCATCCAGATCACGAGACCCCTGTCATGCAAAAATGTCACTTCAAACCCTTCATTTCAAATTATTACAATGAATCTATCATGATATCATCTCCCAAAATAGGATTTCTCACCAAGGCCATTATCCCCCGTCGTTCTCTGCTCTCTGAGAGGTGCGACAGTAGGTGAGATGTCATCTGACCTCTTCCCACTGTGACCGAACCAGGGAAACAGGAGAAGTTGTTGACTGGCTGTGAACTGAACATGACTCCACCCTGAGACTGACTAATGAGGCACCATGCACTCTCTCTTACAGTCGCAACACTAACACTGCTCTGGCAAAAGATCTTAAGGTTTTCTGATCAGGTTTATACCCTCTGCTTGCCTGTTAATGATGCACGTCACGTCAAGGTCACATGAGCACTTATCTATAATATCTGATGTTTGCAACATAAGCACATCTGCAGAGgctgtgtctttgttgtgcATCTGTTGAAACAACTTGCTGTATTTGGCATTGTATTGTCAGAATTGAGGCCACGggcaaaaatatttaaagtctCTTTTTGAAGAATGACAAAGATGTCCTTTATAGATCCTCAAGTCTAAATTTACCAACCCTCTGAGCAATGATTATTCCAGCCTCATTATTCCTGTCAGTCGCAAATATTTCTATAATGTGATCATAGCATGCGCAGTGTGATAAAGAGAAAACGCCTCTGCCTCTTTCAGACCATTGTGCGTGGGAGCATGATTGGTCATGGAGACTACATCGCAGCTATGATCAGCGACATGAGCCGTCTGTCTGTGACCAGCTCCAACTCCCTGAGGAAGAGCAGCCCCTCGGCCCGGAAGAGGGCCCAGTCTCTGGGGAGGCTGGGAGAGGTGAACGAGGGAGAAACATACCAGTATGAGGGTCTGACCCAGGACAACGCAGACGATGAGGACGCGGACCAGGACCGGTGGAGGGAAAGGGCCAGGAACATTCACAGTGAGACCAACACCCCTTATCTAGGCATGAAGAAGAGCATCACGCTGCAACCCAATGGGATCTTGCCAAAGGCTAAATCCACCTACGAAGTAAGCACCATGGAGGGACCCCCGTATCCGGCTCCGTCCCATAATATGCCGGTGCCGAGTTACGAGGCCTACTTGAACTCCGAGGTGGGCAGTCCTCAGGAGAGAGTGATATGGAAAAGAGATTTCCAGCTGTCAAGGGGAATGCAACCAAATCAGAGACCTATAGCTTGTTTCTACAGTCCTGCTATGAGTGTGCAACAGCCCCACGGGGACCAAGGGACAGTCACAACGGAGCTGCGGCCCAATTTACCGATGTACATGCACCCACAGAACAGCCCCGGGAGGCCGTTCTCCTCCTACGACCTGAAGGTAGGCCTGACATCACAACAGCAATTAAATGCACTGATAATACATCACTTGTAGAATATACAATATATGCACATTCCGATAATCATATAATTAGAACTTGGCATGTTTTTCCATTAGCACTGAATACATTAAATACAAGTTTTTTTGTCAAGAAATCATCAGGGATCATTTTCATGCTTAGCTTGTGGAAACTTTAGAGAGGCAGCATATCGACTTTCTTTACATTAACAGTGATTAAAGCTCTGGGGttgagtattttatttaattctgaTGTTGAAATATGAAATCTGGGTTTAAAGTGCCAGTGGGGGCTGTAAAACTTGAGAGATGTTTGGCAAGATTTCGGCGGGATGCTTGTGCACATACAGCAACATCTTCGCACAGGTCACATCAggtgaggtggaggaagagtggaTGCAGAGTGAGAGCGAAGGACTTTACTTATATTCAGTTTCAAAGCAGGTCTTGAACCGCAGGCAGGTGGCCAACATCCTCTCAGCTCTTAATGTCCCTCACCTTATTTCCTCTCATCGTGCAGGCAGAGTCGACAGTGAGGTACCACTCCGGCTTCCTGCCCACTGGCACCAGCAGTCCTCTCGTGGGCGGCATCCGGCCTCAGCGAACTGTGCGCTCCTCGGCTAGCTACACCCTGGGCCTTTCTCCTAACATGGGACTGCGACCCAGCGGGCCTGACCCCTTTCTCAGACACTCTGGATGCCCCAACCCTCCCTACCCCAGGCAGGACAGTCCCTCCCAGCCTCGACCCTCCCCTACAGGCTCACTAGCTACAAGCAGGCCTCCCGCTGACCCCGTTACCAAGGCAACTGCCGAACAGTTCAAAGCTGCCCTGCAGATGGTGGTCGACAAGGGCGATCCGCGGTCTTACCTGGAGAACTTTGTAAAGATTGGCGAGGGCTCGACGGGGGTGGTGTGCATCGCCACAGAGAAGCACAGCGGCAGGGAGGTAGCGGTGAAGATGATGGACCTGCGGCGGCAGCAAAGAAGAGAACTGCTCTTTAATGAGGTACAGTAGCCTACTAGGAACAACGTGACGCcagaaaacaagcacaaagaaaaatatcaacatACAATGTGATGCATTCTCAATTACAGACATATCTGAAAGCTCAGGCCTGGTGTTTAGCTTCTGACGTTAAAGGGACACTTGATTTTATGTGTGTCTGGATTAAAAAGaacaacatttttacacatGCTGGAATGAGCTTTCCAAAGTCTGAGAAAATGAGACTGATGCAGTCATCTGGGTCATCATATCTTGGGGTTGGAGATCAAAAGTTTGAATAGCTAATCTGAATCATATATTTGGGGTATTCAATTTGAA of the Hippoglossus stenolepis isolate QCI-W04-F060 chromosome 10, HSTE1.2, whole genome shotgun sequence genome contains:
- the LOC118116335 gene encoding serine/threonine-protein kinase PAK 6 → MFRKKKKKRPDISAPKNFEHRVHTSFDAKRGCFVGLPTQWQSLIENLRRPRPMVDPSRITEVELRPRKTIVRGSMIGHGDYIAAMISDMSRLSVTSSNSLRKSSPSARKRAQSLGRLGEVNEGETYQYEGLTQDNADDEDADQDRWRERARNIHSETNTPYLGMKKSITLQPNGILPKAKSTYEVSTMEGPPYPAPSHNMPVPSYEAYLNSEVGSPQERVIWKRDFQLSRGMQPNQRPIACFYSPAMSVQQPHGDQGTVTTELRPNLPMYMHPQNSPGRPFSSYDLKAESTVRYHSGFLPTGTSSPLVGGIRPQRTVRSSASYTLGLSPNMGLRPSGPDPFLRHSGCPNPPYPRQDSPSQPRPSPTGSLATSRPPADPVTKATAEQFKAALQMVVDKGDPRSYLENFVKIGEGSTGVVCIATEKHSGREVAVKMMDLRRQQRRELLFNEVVIMRDYQHRNVVEMFKSALVEEELWVIMEYLQGGALTNIVSETRLNEEQIATVCEAVLQALAYLHSQGVIHRDIKSDSILLTLDGRVKLSDFGFCAQISKDIPKRKSLVGTPYWMAPEVISKSPYGTEVDIWSMGIMVVEMVDGEPPYFSETPVAAMKRLRDELAPTVRNVSQIFPVLKDFLDRMLTRDPLERASATDLLEHPFLLQCGSPQCLVPLVEQYRKRMSRC